One genomic segment of Spirochaetota bacterium includes these proteins:
- a CDS encoding metallophosphoesterase family protein has product MSSINIEKGIIGLIADSHSKYSLMTRAIDILLDLGAEELIHLGDICDSLMPEKMDTAVEILNKYKIKAVKGNNECSIISEYLVNHPNTHEDSSISFLKKLPYTITLSNICFTHSTPQDWPAATRQPIANYLPIIKGNNPPFNIIFRGHSHKTSVIEIKNDSIKNLVLEPSQRIQLQEDRIYVITVGAVEDGICALYNNENNELCFINFLV; this is encoded by the coding sequence ATGTCATCGATTAACATTGAGAAAGGAATAATTGGCCTCATCGCTGATAGTCACAGCAAGTACTCGCTAATGACCAGGGCAATAGATATCCTTTTAGACTTGGGGGCAGAGGAACTCATTCATCTGGGTGATATCTGTGATTCACTTATGCCAGAAAAGATGGATACCGCTGTAGAGATCCTCAATAAATATAAAATCAAAGCGGTTAAGGGGAATAATGAGTGCTCTATAATATCCGAATATCTGGTAAATCACCCTAATACTCATGAAGATTCTAGTATATCATTCTTAAAAAAATTACCCTACACTATTACCCTGAGTAATATCTGTTTTACACACTCTACCCCTCAAGACTGGCCAGCAGCGACACGTCAACCAATTGCCAACTACCTTCCCATTATAAAAGGCAATAATCCCCCATTCAATATCATTTTCAGGGGACACTCGCATAAAACGTCGGTGATTGAGATAAAGAATGATTCTATAAAAAATTTAGTATTAGAACCCTCCCAAAGGATTCAACTCCAAGAGGATAGGATTTATGTAATTACTGTTGGCGCAGTGGAGGATGGAATCTGCGCATTATATAATAATGAAAATAATGAATTATGTTTTATCAATTTTCTTGTTTAA